A segment of the Nasonia vitripennis strain AsymCx chromosome 2, Nvit_psr_1.1, whole genome shotgun sequence genome:
TGtatcttaaaaataaattgatatAAAACACCTGCAGCCACACACAGTCGAAATCAAGAAATCCTCGGCTTTTTACGCACAAAGACTTAACCGcagcaaaataaataaacaaacataGCGTGCCTGCGATATTAATCAGGAGAGTAAATTTATAcattgttatttaaaaaacattcCCGACAAGTCAACAACACGACTTTTAACGCGCGAGGCgaaagtttataaaaaataatccagCAACCTAATTCGAAAGTTATGccaagtatttttttaaaaataaacgccGAAAAAGCAATATACGCTATTTGCGGAGCGGCGCGTCGAGGAACCGAGGAGTATATCGGAAATCGTAAAGGGaaatgcataagaaattaatCCCTTGCTAATTTTAAGCAACAGTAGTATTTAGGTTCGTCGACCGTTTCTCGTGCATGCTGTATGCATTCAAGAAGCGATAAAGAAGAGCGAAAGGGTGGCTTTGCGAAAgtacgagcgaagcgaagaatGTCATCTTGtttcgcgagaaaaaagaTATGCTTAAGCCACGCGTGCCATGTGGCGCCGTGGCGCCCGCATTTTCTCAGTCCATTCGTCTCTTTCTGGAACAGCTCGTATTTTTTTCGAGCGactcgcgaaagagagagcttGGTCGCTGAATCTTATGAATGTAACGGACCTCACTCGGTATATGATCTTGTAATGCTGAGTTATGATTCCTGTATTTTccaatatgtatttttatgcaCTTCGGTGTGCCTTGCCATACTCGACATTTTCTACTTAAGTgcagttattttattttaacagtAGAATAATTGGATAACCGCATAATTTGTGAACAATAAGCAAATGAAGAGACGTACTCAAATTTCATTTCAGTTACTATAAAAGGAATCGGATACGTATTTCATATTCCTTTTGGGACACAAAAATTCTGAGATATCACTGAATCATCCAATGTTCCAGGCTTAACTTTGGAATATGACTATTTCTTCCATGAACCTTTCTTTTCACTTCCACTAATCGAACGTGATTCTTCGAAGAGcgattaaaaaatgaagagtactattatttatttacattagcgaaaattaaattgatcAATAAAAAACGGGAAGTATACGGCCGTTAAATATCTAGCGCTCTCGGTATATCGTCGAGCGGTTGGTGGTCGTGCGTcgctcgagagaaagagcttgcGGGTAAACGCAGCGGCAATTCGAATTCCGCAGAGTCCGAATTCCACGTTCGATCGCGTGGGCCGGTGGCGCCGATTTTCGATGGCAAAACACGTAGCGCGGATTAACGATAGTCGTAAATAATTCGGCGCGGCTGGCTCGCGCGCATTTCTCGCCGCTTACTAACCGTGCCAATGGTAACACTGGCCTATTTGGGAAGCTCTCGAGCGAgcttaaattttaaaatgccCTTGCGCGGAGCTTTTCCGCCATAAAACGCGGCACGTGTACGCTAGATTTAGAAGTATTGGGATATAAATGTTAGCGACGTcgaatgatattttttttttaataaaagctatatgaaaaaaatgattacTATATTACAATACGATAGTTTAAATATTTGGTACATAACATGTCGTACCCGTTGAGTGAATAAATCTTAAAATCACAGTCTCCTAAAAAATTCCTCGTCGCCGCTCTTGTCTCAGAGACATAAAAGTGTCCCATAAATGTCGtcttaaatttcaaaaacaaCACTCAACTGTTAACTTACAGACTATAATGCGTCGCTAACGATTAAATGATTTGTCAAAGCTGACCATTTGAAGTGAAATGAGAATAAAACTCATAGAAAATTGTGTAGAGTTCACGAtacatcaataaaaaaaaaaaaaaattgaaattctttCACTTATTTTCGCATGAAAAATTGAatcatagtaaaaattgagAAACGTCATTTATTTTCTACAAGATATCCTTAATCCTACTAATCGACAAAAATCTATCAACTATCTGAATACTGCTACAAAAATTAAGAACTAAAAATAACGAAACAAAGTCGTGCATCTCTCATAACGCAGAATGACTCGCAAGTCTCTCGGGCATCTCTCATTTATTTCTCGCGAGCATCTTATAGCGCATTACATCTCAGAAGCCCAAGTCCACTGAGTGTACATCGAGCGAGAGGGGGTGACGATCGCGCAGCCCCTTCGGTCTTCGCGACGCCGCGCGCATAAAGGTGACTCGGCGCGTCGAGCCTGTCCCATACGCCGCGGAACTTCCCGTTAGAACCGTGGCTCTTCTCTCCCGCGCCGAGCTTTTCTCTACTTTGCACGATACATCATCAggaagaaattttttaattttgtgcGCTGCTCTGTACTGTGAATCCTTAgagacattttttttcgaaagtgTTAAACAGTGCTACAGGCATATCACATCAGCTTTGGAAAAAAGTGCGAAAGATCGAGATGAAGGAGAGAAAAGCGAAGATGTTCGCGGTAGCACTTCTGCTGCTGGCTGCTGGCGGAATTTGTGCGATGGACATACACGACGAGACAGAGGAGGAGTTGAATCGAGCTTGGGATTCGCAGAACGTGCAAGTGAACGTCGAAGAAGTACAAGGAGAGCTTAACGAGCTGCGGAAGCAAGAAGCTTTGGAGAAATTGAAGGAGGTATAGTTTCGAGCGCAAAGCTCCAGTATCGATTCGTTGGAATTATAATTTAGATTCTGAATTCTCACTCGAGTGCCTTTTGATTTTCGAAAAGATTCTGGGAATACGAATACGTGGCAAACTGAAGGAGGAGAGCCGAAAAAGCGTACCGCCGCAGTTTATGATGGAGCTCTACAATACCGTGACCGATGCGGATGGCAAGACACGTGTAAATAATCCTTACAACGCCAAAGTCGTGCGTAGCTTTACCGAAAAAGGTAAACATGAGCGAATAACGCCTTTGTTCTGCAGATTGCAAAGCTATAAATACTATAAATAAAGGAAATGGCAATTAGCTGAAATTAAGTTTAAATACAGTTTCGTTACTATTCACGCAGCTTATTACACGTTTCTCTTATCTTCGTCCGATTGCAGATAGCTCGACCTCccatttttacgtttttaatgTATCTGCTCTTGAGCCGAATGAGTCAGTCCTGGAAGCCGAGCTGCATTTATACCGGAAACGCTCCTCTCCGAAGTCGATGCATCCTTCGGTTCTGTCATCGCCGTATTATTTAGTAAGTATAACCACGTAGCCTTTGAATTTTTACGACTTGTAAAATTCAACGTCCGAAGCATTcaataaagtattttaaacTCTAAAATCAATTGCAGATCCGAGTTTACCAAGTTTTGCCAGACAGAAGTTTAGACGAACCCGATCTTCATAGACTGCTAAACGTCCATTATGTCGGTGCTTATGCTTCAGGATGGCAAGTAAGTGACGAACCATATTCGGCCTTAGCAACATAAAACTGTGATAGAGAgttgattttaaatgatttttttgtcTCGATCAGATATTCAACGTGAAACAAGCGGTCCTCTCTTGGATGTCCGGTTCGCCGAATCTTGGCCTCCTCGTCACGGCGACGACAATATTCGGCGATTTGGTAACAGTCGAGTTCTCACGCCGCGACGATTATCGCCACGACAAGCAGCCTATTCTCGTTCTATTCAACGACGATGCCGATACCAACGACTTCACCATTCGTCCATCGAATACTTTGCAAATGTACGACAATGCTGATGAGCTAGATGAAAACGACGAGGAAGAACTGGTTAACGAAGAGGCTTTGCTGGAAAACGAGATGACGGAGGAGGCTCGGAAAGTACGAAACAAGCGGCACGAGAGCTCAAGAAAAGGACAGCCAGAGGAGGTACCAGATTTGGGCGAGGATAACAGACCGGTGATATTTCAGAGGCAGAAGAAGGATCGCAGGCAGAGACAGAGGGATGAGAACGGTATCGCGCTCCCACGAAGGAGGCATGGTTAGTAAGAACTTGTTTTACAAGCGtaagataattttttcaagGCGAATTGTGTCTATTGTCATTAAACGATCGAGGAAATCAAATTCGATACGCTAATCCAAAAATTGAGTAACGACGTAGAATCTCGTTGATTATCGGAACAAATTGATGTGAATTGAGCGATTAGATCTCTACTTCGTCATTCTAATCACATCTCACCCAAAACGTTTTTATTACTCTACCCAGGTTTCGTATCGAAGCGCAAGAGTCTCGAACAGACGCTCACCTCCATGGACGTTTACTCTCGAGCCATGCTGAGAGAACAGCTACAGCTTGATTCTCGCAAGGAATCGACCCACTCGACTCCGAAAATTAGTCAGAAGAGATCCGTATCGCATCAGTTTCGCGTGGATGAGTCTAGGATCAGGAGGGATGCAGCGACCATCGAAGCTGCGACCGAGTGCAAGAAAGTCGAAACGGAGCCCTGCGCAAAGCGCGATCTCTATGTGAATTTCAAGGATATTGGGTTGACGTCGATCATTGCGCCTGAAGGTTACGCGGCATATCAGTGCCGAGGACATTGTAAGTCACCCCTTAGTCAGGAGCAGAAGCCTACGAATCATGCGACGATACAGGTGAGTTAATTGGCTCTTTCTATTCGAATATTGAAACATGCACCATTGTTAATCgattaatatttgttttcagGGAATCATGCACAAAATGAATGTAGCGCCTAATCAAGATGTCAATATGCCTTGCTGCGTTCCCGTAAATTTGTCGAGTATCTCGATTCTCTACAACGATGACGAACGAGACGGAGTTGTATTGAAAAGTTACACGGACATGGCAGTTGTAAGTTGTGGCTGTCGTTAGAGTCTGCTGTATACCTATTAATGGGTTGCTTATTTCGCATCGAATGATATCTCGTTTATACCgtgatatttaaaaattgtacatCGTTATTATTCgtaaacgaaaatttttatgaCGATTGTGATGCCGTGAGTCGATAGACTTATTATTGTTTACGTAACAAAACATTAGGAGTATGTATAAGTGAAAGAAAACATTCCTAATAACtactatttattatttattgtattggtattattatatatatatatatatatatatatatatatatatatatgtgggtgtgtgtgtgtgtgtgtgtgtgtgtgtgtgtgtgtgtgtgtgtgtgtgtaatgaATCAAAAAGTGATTTTTAATCAAGAATTCGTTCGGAATTCATGAGAACGCGTCTtcaatgtatatattatttatgatatatttatattgacGTTAGAGCATGTAACAAGTATGGATGAACTGTGCCAGTGAATTCGAATTTTTTATAAAGGAAACAAAGATTGAAAAGTTTTATTCAAATAAGTGTCTTAACTAGTTTAGAAGatcatattttcataaaagtgTGACtgtatattgtaataaacactATAATCATGCGTAATAAAagcatttatttattgctttaaTATTCACAGCAATTACAAGTACACTCTGATCATCCTTGATAAGCCTGATTCTTATTTACCTCTTATTTGCCTCAATTTCATTCTTTCCAACTCAAGAAAGAAAATCGTAGCATCATATTTCTGTATGAGAAAAGTAGAGGCAATTTTTGTTCGCATTCATCATCAGACTAATCCGAGAAATTACGAGATCGCGATTACGCAGACTAAAGTAAATTGGACGAAACGAGCCGCAGAAATCTCCCGTCCttgtttcctttttctttttctttctccggTCCGTTCAATAGCTAACGGCATGATTTGCCTGATCGTCTTGGTATATCGACGTCACCGCGACGCCTTTGCATTCTTGAGATTCACCGCTATTTTTGATTCTCCTGTGATTTATTGCAGTAAAGattcgattaaaaataaacacagAGAGACCACGCTTCGCCGCATTCCACGCAAAATTTGGATCGTTACACATAGCCGAACTCTCGTCGGTATTTCTTTGTTATTGTTAGAATTGTGTGTCATCGGGTAAAAATTCATTACAACTTTATAAGGTAGACTGCGGATCGAAATAAATTTGTTGGGTTTTACTCGAATTAATCGATTGTTTGCAATACGTATTCCGCTGTATTCTGCAAGATGCCTATATGATATATAAAATGTTGAAATGCTGCTGAGATGCTTCATAAAAATGGTATACCGCAATGGATAAGTCCAGTATAATTATAGAACCATAGACTGGTTTAAGACGAGTAAGTGTTACATTTACAGtttgaaatatataatatttttcaatctatCCGACGGTATTTTTATTTGTGATTTCATCGTCTGAGAATTAAAATCATTAACAATTTTGCAGAACATGTCACCACTGAAACCTATACACTGACTTCAGTTCATCGGACCAAACAGAAAATAAACATTGGTGGAATATCCTGGAATTCAGGGTCAACTCTCTGGTGCCTGCATTCTCTGTCGGAAATAATTCTAATTCCGCATGCGAAACACTCGCAGAGATTAAGCACGCGAGCGTAAAAAGGCCTATTCGAGTGTGGAagcaaaagaagaaagaagagcaTCCCACATATAGCACACGtcgtgagtgtgtgcgtgcgtgtgaaATCGGAGTAAAAGAGAGGAAGTCGCACGTGAGTCATCATCGCCGGCGCGCGAGCTGTGCGTATAATGCACGCAGGTAATCCTCTCTTCCCGCATCGCGTCTTTACCTGCACCTAACGTGCAGCCGAGGCCCTTTCTGTACTCGCAAAACCAGGCGACTCGACCTCTGCAAAAGGCGCGCGCAACGGAAGGAAAGAAACTGTACAGCACGTGTGCTCTCCCATGAGTATATCCTATATACAATGCACTGCGCTACTACTGCAGGCTGCGCGCGTCGATCTCCATGGATACCGTTTGCAAACAAACTCTGACATTGTTGCTCGCACGGCGACGTCGTCCCAGTGCCAACGTCGTTCTTCTCGAATAAAATACTCCCTTCCGTCTTCCCGGCACGTCTCTCTGGACCATGGTGGACTCGTGGGCCTCGGATCTCGACGTCACGAGCAAGAAGGTGAGAGCGGCGGGATTTGAAAGCCGAccgttaggcgagtttgaaatCACTCTCTCGGGGAACAGGTTCTCTCGAGGGGCGTTCGATTATGTGCACACACGGCTAAGCGACCGCCTATGGGTGAGTGTGCATGTGGGCAGTCACGCACGCGTATATGCGCGAGACTCGAGAGGATCTATAGAGCATCGGATGCGCTTCATTCGCTCTAGGAGTAGTCGCGCGTATCGATGAATCCAGGCGCGAGCTCCGGACGACTGTTTTCCTGACATCGGATCGGTTTTTGAGTTTCGAAAATTAACGTCCTACACTGCAGTCCGGTGTGGTGCGATGTGCCGGAATCGTGTACCGATCGGGTGGTGTTTGGAAAGATAAAACTGCACGTCATGAATTTCATCAGGGAAAATAGTAATCGTGGAAGCGGTTCGAATACTTGATTCGACTCGGTTCgtttttgttacaagacaTGTGAGAATCCATGGATATAAAATGTAGAGTTTAtcgcaaaatttttaatacaacaTCATAGCGCGTGAAAACGTTTAGGGAGTGCATTTCGGCCAGTACAATCACAACTATGAGTTCCAAAGATAAAAGTAGTATTTTTAGGGTATgtcgaatttattattttattgctcGCTTTGAAATATATGTAAAATTGTATATAAAAGAAGCAGTGAGTTATAAAGAATTGCTGATTATTGACTGAACGTATACCGTGAAATCGCAGCAACGTAAATATGTTTAGTAAATTTGATTGAATTGCACCCCGCGACATTTTAgagcatttatttattctgaTAAACTTCGAAGGTTAAAGTTTATAGCTGTTCTGCAAGCACTAGTTAAAAAGTTTTAACTTTTTCGATGGTTTATACAGCAGCATCAATTTCACTTGTCTTCTTTATTTATACAGCTAAATTCTGCGGATGTTCATTTCATCTATAGACGCTATTCGATCCTAggaaagaaaatagaaaatatattattttcagtTAATACCCAGATTAGGACGACGAGCAGGTCACGGCAGTATACACGAAGAGAAGAACGAAGACGATCTACTCGACAGTCCTGAGTCATTGTCTTCAGGAAAGTCGTCTACTAAAGGGCCAGCACCTGTTGCGCCGCCTCGAGCCAGAAAGACCGGATGGGGTGATGATCTCAAAAGCGCAAAGTACCCACATTGATTGCTTTTTAGAGGCTCATTTTGATCTTTGATGCCCAACATTCGACCtaattgttttcttttcttattatttCAGACAAAGAGGAGTATCAGCGGCAATCGATCAGTAAGATATACCTTTTTGCTATAAAGTAAACCCAACTATACAATGAaacatattaaaatttttttttacagagaTCGATTTTCCAACAATAACAGAAATTCCAAAGAAGATGGTAAGAAATCGAAACCATAACTGCGGTTTCCAAACAAGAAAACCTATTTCTTTaccataattattattaattaacatATGTTTACAGATATCCCCGTTATACCAGACTTAGATGAAATTATTGAAGACACTGGTGCCTTGGATATTTCTAATGCACCCTCGTAAGTTTTTCAggctttttatatttttgtcttCATTCATAGATATCCATTAATGCAAATGTTTATACATTCCTTTAGGGTTGGATTGAATCGAGCCGCAGCGGCTTACAAGGAACTAGATACTGATCTCGTTAAAAATCAACTACTTTTGACCTTGGATGACGTCGATTTAAGTCTACTGACAGAGAAGTTATATCCAGAACATCTAGTTAAAGAACCCGATGAAGTTTGGAGTTGGGAATCTTTATTTACTCAAGTAGCTTCGGAAATAAACAGTGAATCACAAACGAAAGCTGATGAAAAGAATTAGTGAATTATTTCTGTTACCCAGAGAACAATGGTCATGACTGTTATTCTATGTACCATGAAACGGAATAATTCTAAAATAAGTGTATTTATTGTGTATAAATCTGagtacaattttttaatggagtattaaatatatttatatgaaaTGTATCGTATCTTCTTTAACctgtaaaatcaattttatgaACAAAAAAACTGTTTGATTTTGAGGCAAACCACGATACTCAATCATCGCCTCAAAAAAGAGAAACTACGTGTGCAACGACAAAAAGGGCACACTGCAGAACTGCAGCGCCTTGTATATGGAAGCGACAATTACCTCGTCTGACCTATTCGATTGCCCCCCAATTTGGAAATCGCGGTAGTTCGAGGAGCGACGTGAAGACTCGACCGTGCGGGCCTACAGGTGCCAGGGGCCACGAGACAGGCCTCGGTTTGTAGGCGCATCGGGAGCCGAGCACAAGCTACTTGAAGCGACCACGTGACAACACCCACTGAGCAGATCTGCCATATATCTACTAGTTAGCGATCAATGTTCAGCTGTGCCATCACTAGCACACACTTCCAAAATAACTCCTCGACTCGCGGTCTTATATACTAACCTCTATCAAATTTCTGCACTTGCGAGTTTCGGAAAGCAGCTTTTTATGCTAGCAGCCATCTAGTGGGAGAGCACAAAGATTAAACGAGCGCGAAACGTCTCTCTTTTTGAAGTTTTTAAAAGACTTTTTTAGGTAACAAGTAtacttatttttcttattatcaTAGAAAATTTTGTAAGACTGCCTCGAGAATCTTTAAATAACGCTTCAACTCTCGCTTCAATCTGTAAAGTTGTCCTgaaacgttatttttttattttttacttacgacaaaaatatatcttagAGAGAAccttttttattcattatgtatatatttttacttttttaatattaaacatTTATAGGTATATGAGTCTACTAATTTTAAGTTTCTATCCGCGACAATGTTCAAATCGTTTAAAGTACTATGACACTTTATAACCAtgaaattttgttatatactACTTGAAACATATTTTCGAAGAGATTCAGAATAAAAATTGCACGATGAAGTAACAATTCATTATTATAAACATCAAATCAGCAATCGAATCGAAGCATCAAAATGTGTCAAAAATAGTATCAAAGTATGGAATTTCTGAATCCTACAGTTAAGAATCTATCCAAGGAGTATAAAGATTTTCCTCCGGGATGCGTGCATTGTCCGAGAGGGAGCAAACCAGGAAATCCTGGTGTATTTGAggaaattcataaaaagttTGATAACTTGAATCCGAATTTATTTAATGGTATGAGAATCATTGTCAAAAAAATCTTGAGCAACAGTTTTAACGTGACTCATACAATTGCCTTATGCTCACAAAACTCTGATATATCAGCCAATCAAATAGGCGAAGAGAAAGAAGGATACAAGTTCGCAAGTTCGTATATAGGAATCAAAAGAGTTGGATATAAAGAGAGGTATCCAATACTGTATGGTGATATTACTCCAAGTGGTAATTTGACAGCAAACCTTATACAGACTATTGGCTGTAGACTAAGATTTAAATTTGCGACGCAAGTCAAGAGGAACAAgttcaaaaattcaaaaacagCTATAGAATATCGTTCAGACGACTACACGATTACAGCCTCTTTAGTAAATCCACATATTCTTAAACAGGAAGGTTTGTTACTTCTGCAATTTTTACAAGCAATCACATCAAGAGTAACGCTGGGAGCTGAAATTGCTTATGAAATGAATTCTAAATTGCCAGGAAGGCAACAAGCAAATTTGGCTCTTGCTTTGCGTTACAGTACCGGTTTCTGTACGTTTTCGTCTACATTTGGTCAAGCCGGCGTTCGCCTTTGCTATCATCACAAGCAAAGCCAACAATTACAAATGGGAGTTGAATTTAAATCAAACTTCAGAACACTTGAATCAGAATGTAAAATTGTCTACCAGTTAGATCTGCCACTGGCTGACTTAGTTTGTCAAGGATTTGTGGACACACACTGGAGAGTTGGAGCAGTTCTTGAAAAGAAACTATATCCCTTGTCTCGGGCATCGTTAGCCCTCAGTGGGCTAATAGAccacaataaacaaaatgttaGTGTTGGTATTGGACTTAATATTACATAGTACCTATTATAATACAAATTGTAgatgtataataaaatttagatGAAATAGTGAAATACCACACGCTACCGCTGCAATAATGtaataacttaaaatttgtaCAGCTTTGTCGTTTTGTATAAACAATAACTAGTGTACTTATAAAtgagaataattttataaatgcaaattattttaatttcttacaTGATTGCACTGACAGTGTTTCGTCTTTTCTTATGTAACTTAttcatataatttatttatttatttaatatttacataAGTTCTAAGAGAAATACAGAATTAAGATACGGATAGGTCAAAAGCTAAAGACGAAGCTCTTCAGCTTTGACCGGAATTGCGGCAGTGCGGAAATATCTGAAACGCTCCGCGGAAGAACATTCCGAGACCTTCTCAATCTGCTAATAGTGGAGAAGAATCCAAAGTTCACGAAGAGGATTCTTCTTGGAGAGGTCGATGATTTCGGAGAGAATAAGCTAGTTACCTTATGTCGAATTTAGCAGTGATTGCGTCAATTAATTTcgcaatatttttttgtacaatattctctttttatttcacaTACTTTGGAAACAAGCTCTTAAGATATGTAAAGCCAAATTTAGTCAATGCAATACGCgcacttttaaaattttaatattaattaagtGTTCTTGGTTTTCATAAATAAGCCTACTCATCCCCGTTGGCTATTCGTTCATCATCTTCTTCCACATGTAAGTTCGTTTTTAATTCGTCCAAATTCACTAAGATTTTATCACTAATAATGCCGTACGTATCGTCCGCGTGCTCCAAAATATCGCAAATTAATGGCGATTCTACACCTAGTACGTACTCGCACATTTTAGGTTCCAACAAGTACAATGAGACGCTGGACGGATTTCCCATAGGATTTGTAACACACTTTAACTTTAcctgtaaaagaaaaaattagcAAAATTCAAAGACCTattttgtaagaaaaaaaaaatttacctcAGTTTGTCGCGGTTTTCCAGTTTTATCACAGATGGTACCATGACTATAAAAGTGTGATAATTGCTTTCTTTGTCCAATAGGTTTAGGTTTTTTATTAGGATTGGCATCAATCCATTCAATATGCTTTTCTTTGTTGAATACACCAAGACTCACAACTGTTTTTGATCCACTACTTTCAAGGTGATATTGGGTCACAGAACGTCCATAGCAGAATTCATATTTCCACCAACCAGTTCCCTAAACATAATTTCCAATTAAAGCTAAACTttcacaatatttttttttaacatacgcacgattttcgcgttttttaaaattagggACAAAAGTAGTCGTTTTCCGACCAGCGGGCGAAAAAATGCAGCAGCGGGCGCAAAAGTACTTTTGCGCCCGCTACtcaattcattggcaaatcTTCTAAACTCACATGAAATTCAACAAGTGCAGTttgaaacgcgaaaatcagtacatccgttacaaaaaatatggtgtgcaccaaggactaagcgggctttttagcttcgtgtggttgcagtactcgtctgcggctcgtaaacatccttgccttcggctcgggctaactcgccttgactcgtactgcgaattccacactcggcctaaaaaaccccactttacgcccttggtacacaatatactatttctttCTGTATTTGAGAAGAATAATACTCACTCCGTTCAAACAATTATGCCCACTTAAAAAGTTTTCAACTGAGTTACTCTTGGCCAAATTATTTCCTTGATCAATCAAAGGATTGAGGGTATCATCAAGATTGTAATGTTTCCAGGTTGAATCAACAGGATGAATTTCGACTTGCACTTGAGGTTGTCCATCCTAAAATAATCAGATCATTGTTAAACAATGCAAATACTAATAAAAAGGTGATATGAATGTATTGATGATTTGAAAGGAAAAATGTACATAGATTAAATTAGCAGGtaatgaaatattatgtatgaataaaaaatagtacattacgatacttgtgacttaaatggttattttttacatggcgcagttagcacccgagcgtagcgagagcgctaagcgccgtgtaaaactgaaccatttaagtcaagattatcgtataaaattttatagcacagaccgctaaaatccgcaagtctcgcctattcgtgactaaagtagtccttatttgcaccgtgaggttagcgcacgagcgtagcgagtgtgataaacacggtgcaaaaaaggactactttagtcacagataggcgtgacttaacagcgtaTTTTAGctacactgtgctataaaaacatttatcaGGTAGTATAAGTAATAAGATAGTAGGGAGTAAGTAGTAATGGAAAATCTGATGAAACATTTAATTATATAGTACATTATTGAAGCGGATTTGAAGTATATTTAGGAAAGTTGTTTCTTTAGCATTATTAAAAGAATGAATAGCCCCTGCTTAAATGCTACATGAATATAAGTTTAGTACACTGAAAGCAATTGATAATAGTCAATTGTATGCTTGTAGAAGAGATTCAATAGAAAGCAGATATCCCGAAccaaaaattcataaatattcTAACCTGACCATCCTTATCAACACGGAAGATCACATTGA
Coding sequences within it:
- the LOC100121116 gene encoding intraflagellar transport protein 43 homolog isoform X2 codes for the protein MSSKDKSSIFRLIPRLGRRAGHGSIHEEKNEDDLLDSPESLSSGKSSTKGPAPVAPPRARKTGWGDDLKSAKQRGVSAAIDQDRFSNNNRNSKEDDIPVIPDLDEIIEDTGALDISNAPSVGLNRAAAAYKELDTDLVKNQLLLTLDDVDLSLLTEKLYPEHLVKEPDEVWSWESLFTQVASEINSESQTKADEKN
- the LOC100121090 gene encoding mitochondrial import receptor subunit TOM40 homolog 1-like, which codes for MEFLNPTVKNLSKEYKDFPPGCVHCPRGSKPGNPGVFEEIHKKFDNLNPNLFNANQIGEEKEGYKFASSYIGIKRVGYKERYPILYGDITPSGNLTANLIQTIGCRLRFKFATQVKRNKFKNSKTAIEYRSDDYTITASLVNPHILKQEGLLLLQFLQAITSRVTLGAEIAYEMNSKLPGRQQANLALALRYSTGFCTFSSTFGQAGVRLCYHHKQSQQLQMGVEFKSNFRTLESECKIVYQLDLPLADLVCQGFVDTHWRVGAVLEKKLYPLSRASLALSGLIDHNKQNVSVGIGLNIT
- the Admp gene encoding anti-dorsalizing morphogenic protein precursor, whose protein sequence is MKERKAKMFAVALLLLAAGGICAMDIHDETEEELNRAWDSQNVQVNVEEVQGELNELRKQEALEKLKEILGIRIRGKLKEESRKSVPPQFMMELYNTVTDADGKTRVNNPYNAKVVRSFTEKDSSTSHFYVFNVSALEPNESVLEAELHLYRKRSSPKSMHPSVLSSPYYLIRVYQVLPDRSLDEPDLHRLLNVHYVGAYASGWQIFNVKQAVLSWMSGSPNLGLLVTATTIFGDLVTVEFSRRDDYRHDKQPILVLFNDDADTNDFTIRPSNTLQMYDNADELDENDEEELVNEEALLENEMTEEARKVRNKRHESSRKGQPEEVPDLGEDNRPVIFQRQKKDRRQRQRDENGIALPRRRHGFVSKRKSLEQTLTSMDVYSRAMLREQLQLDSRKESTHSTPKISQKRSVSHQFRVDESRIRRDAATIEAATECKKVETEPCAKRDLYVNFKDIGLTSIIAPEGYAAYQCRGHCKSPLSQEQKPTNHATIQGIMHKMNVAPNQDVNMPCCVPVNLSSISILYNDDERDGVVLKSYTDMAVVSCGCR
- the LOC100121116 gene encoding intraflagellar transport protein 43 homolog isoform X1; the protein is MVDSWASDLDVTSKKLIPRLGRRAGHGSIHEEKNEDDLLDSPESLSSGKSSTKGPAPVAPPRARKTGWGDDLKSAKQRGVSAAIDQDRFSNNNRNSKEDDIPVIPDLDEIIEDTGALDISNAPSVGLNRAAAAYKELDTDLVKNQLLLTLDDVDLSLLTEKLYPEHLVKEPDEVWSWESLFTQVASEINSESQTKADEKN